Proteins from one Fundidesulfovibrio magnetotacticus genomic window:
- a CDS encoding potassium channel family protein, with protein MIHLIKAHREFLSMLLLTGMLVLGGHLPYRLESALFFVVVFLVALLSSTRNAIQTALLGVSTVFYLLAWHDAFHQVLLSAMFCVSGLICLAYGVSSTIAFVLTSREVSRREVFALVNCYMLVGYFFALLYTLVENAAPGSFLLPARPERLMDSLIYLSFSTMTTVGYGDAAPVSTLAQRLCVSQAVFGQFYFALVVAYLLNKLFQQGRDVGDQQ; from the coding sequence ATGATCCACCTCATCAAGGCCCACCGCGAGTTCCTCAGCATGCTCCTGCTCACGGGCATGTTGGTGCTGGGCGGGCACCTGCCCTACCGTCTGGAGAGCGCGCTCTTCTTCGTGGTGGTGTTCCTGGTGGCGCTGCTTTCCTCCACGCGCAACGCCATCCAGACGGCTCTGCTGGGCGTGAGCACGGTGTTCTACCTGCTGGCCTGGCACGACGCCTTCCATCAGGTCCTTCTCTCCGCCATGTTCTGCGTGTCGGGGCTCATCTGCCTGGCCTACGGGGTCAGCTCCACCATCGCCTTCGTGCTCACCTCCCGGGAGGTCTCCAGGCGGGAGGTGTTCGCGCTGGTGAACTGCTACATGCTCGTGGGCTACTTCTTCGCACTGCTCTACACGCTGGTGGAGAACGCCGCGCCGGGCTCCTTCCTGCTGCCCGCCAGGCCGGAACGGCTGATGGACAGCCTCATCTACCTGAGCTTCTCCACCATGACCACCGTGGGCTACGGCGACGCCGCTCCCGTGTCCACCCTTGCACAGCGCTTGTGCGTCTCACAGGCGGTGTTCGGGCAGTTCTACTTCGCCCTGGTGGTGGCCTACCTCCTCAATAAGCTTTTCCAGCAAGGCCGCGACGTGGGCGACCAGCAGTAG
- a CDS encoding LIC_10190 family membrane protein, whose protein sequence is MAGALALTLLQFAVAAGLGGLVARLVPPGPGAAGVPEPDRAGGWDIPRLLLAGVCLELTLLPLASFVCSMAGAARWLTAALAVAGFVFLLAARRGAGAARLLPGGGPGRAWAWLLSVLALALADAVAQTALGRPVLGDTGLYHLHSVRWAAEHPLVTGIANLHDRLGFNSVFFLHAALFDGLFFPGDSAWGAAAFFRLLAVAHLAFTALDQASPVRARAFAAAALPYVAWRCLEAMPSLGYDETPQLLALLAALELLRAPAARLADLGRAGCLLPCWLALWASVTALTVKLSMAPAVVFFGAPFLLAAWKGGVLRGRLLAWGLLPAVAAVAAYLGRNVLATGWLFYPVPVARLDVPWAVDRADLVNHTWNWILSWARAPGRTPPEVLGRGLEAWLPAWWNANRGQPGVQAVWWGLGVLGLRAALALAAPSRRKETEPGAAAGLLATLAGRVRLETLCALGMAASIVWWFLGAPDPRFIDVLQAGFLAACLALLASTGGILAAGLPTAALAAALAFAWLNCPTTFRADVSAPAALRDAFPRPAYETVTARGRDRTVDVLAPLDTDMCWNAPLPCTPYPRRIKGERIAWPEGMGRPPVP, encoded by the coding sequence ATGGCTGGCGCGCTGGCCCTGACGCTCCTTCAGTTTGCCGTGGCGGCAGGGCTGGGCGGGCTGGTGGCGCGCCTGGTCCCTCCGGGGCCCGGCGCGGCGGGCGTGCCCGAGCCGGACCGCGCAGGCGGCTGGGACATCCCGCGCCTCCTGCTGGCCGGGGTCTGCCTCGAGCTGACGCTTCTGCCCCTGGCATCCTTCGTCTGCTCCATGGCAGGGGCCGCGCGCTGGCTCACTGCCGCACTGGCCGTGGCGGGGTTCGTCTTCCTCTTGGCGGCCCGACGCGGCGCGGGGGCTGCCCGGCTCCTTCCGGGCGGCGGGCCGGGCCGCGCCTGGGCCTGGCTGCTGAGCGTCCTGGCCCTGGCCCTGGCGGACGCCGTGGCCCAGACCGCACTGGGCCGCCCGGTGCTTGGCGACACGGGGCTCTATCACCTGCATTCCGTGCGCTGGGCCGCCGAGCACCCCCTGGTCACGGGCATCGCCAACCTGCACGACCGCCTGGGCTTCAACTCGGTCTTCTTCCTGCACGCCGCGCTCTTCGACGGGCTCTTCTTTCCCGGCGACTCGGCCTGGGGCGCGGCCGCGTTCTTCCGGCTGCTGGCCGTGGCGCACCTTGCCTTCACGGCCCTGGACCAGGCGAGCCCCGTCCGCGCGCGAGCCTTCGCCGCCGCCGCGCTGCCCTACGTGGCCTGGCGCTGCCTGGAGGCCATGCCCTCGCTGGGCTACGACGAAACCCCGCAGCTGCTGGCCCTGCTGGCCGCCCTGGAGCTTCTGCGCGCACCAGCCGCCCGGCTGGCGGACCTCGGGCGCGCGGGATGCCTACTGCCCTGCTGGCTGGCCCTGTGGGCCTCGGTGACGGCCCTCACGGTGAAGCTTTCCATGGCCCCGGCCGTGGTGTTCTTCGGCGCGCCCTTCCTGCTGGCGGCCTGGAAGGGCGGCGTGCTCCGGGGCAGGCTGCTGGCCTGGGGCCTCCTCCCGGCCGTGGCCGCCGTGGCCGCCTACCTGGGGCGCAACGTGCTGGCCACGGGCTGGCTCTTCTACCCCGTGCCCGTGGCGCGCCTGGACGTGCCCTGGGCCGTGGACCGCGCAGACCTGGTGAACCACACCTGGAACTGGATTCTCTCCTGGGCGCGCGCCCCGGGCAGGACGCCTCCGGAGGTGCTGGGCAGGGGGCTGGAGGCCTGGCTCCCCGCGTGGTGGAACGCCAACCGGGGCCAGCCGGGCGTGCAGGCCGTGTGGTGGGGGCTTGGCGTCCTTGGTCTGCGCGCGGCGCTGGCGCTGGCGGCCCCGTCTCGGCGCAAGGAGACGGAACCGGGCGCGGCGGCGGGCCTCCTGGCGACCCTGGCCGGGCGCGTGCGCCTGGAGACGCTCTGCGCGCTGGGCATGGCCGCCTCCATCGTCTGGTGGTTCCTGGGCGCGCCGGACCCCCGCTTCATCGACGTGCTCCAGGCCGGATTCCTGGCAGCGTGCCTGGCGCTCCTGGCGTCCACGGGCGGCATCCTCGCGGCGGGGCTGCCGACGGCGGCCCTTGCGGCGGCCCTGGCCTTCGCCTGGCTCAACTGTCCCACCACGTTCCGCGCCGACGTCTCCGCGCCCGCCGCCCTGCGCGACGCGTTCCCCCGCCCGGCCTACGAGACCGTGACGGCACGCGGCCGCGATCGCACGGTGGACGTGCTCGCGCCCCTCGACACCGACATGTGCTGGAACGCGCCCCTGCCCTGCACGCCCTATCCCAGGCGCATCAAGGGCGAGCGCATCGCCTGGCCCGAGGGCATGGGCAGGCCCCCGGTCCCTTGA
- a CDS encoding efflux RND transporter periplasmic adaptor subunit has product MPRPFRESLPHLALAAAFLALAATAAQAAVITFQGKTASPDMYDVYTPHATKEQADAYNAEKEKRKQEAKNAGKEVRDDEMGGGTPYIDGPITVLRVLVQIGQRVVPTEWLMEYTIPRDFLIAEQGGVYRTSELAFRADLQRALTDLESWRNKLKGVVERVARGTVAPQEQAQIVREIDVLTYRVRYLEEALKLEEESGKFRRDMARMRYGFKSKDSQSIKNVTAISSPGHGHILWINPDVKPGMVFNKLTRLFQLGTLDPLIIRALVHESKIPQLRVGDKARVTFESMPGEAREAVITQINVTAEQQETQLPSHFEVQLSLPNPGLTLKVGMRGDIVVTVPDTPRN; this is encoded by the coding sequence ATGCCCCGACCCTTCCGCGAATCTTTGCCGCACCTGGCCCTGGCGGCCGCGTTCCTGGCCCTCGCCGCGACTGCGGCGCAGGCGGCCGTGATCACGTTCCAGGGCAAGACCGCCTCGCCCGACATGTACGACGTCTACACCCCCCATGCCACCAAGGAGCAGGCCGACGCCTACAATGCGGAAAAGGAAAAACGAAAGCAGGAGGCCAAGAACGCCGGCAAAGAGGTTCGCGATGACGAAATGGGGGGGGGCACGCCCTACATCGATGGCCCCATCACCGTGTTGCGCGTGCTTGTGCAGATCGGCCAGAGGGTGGTGCCCACCGAATGGCTCATGGAATACACCATCCCGCGCGACTTCCTCATCGCGGAGCAGGGCGGCGTCTACCGCACCTCCGAACTGGCCTTCCGTGCCGACCTCCAGCGCGCGCTCACCGACCTGGAGTCCTGGCGCAACAAGCTCAAGGGCGTCGTTGAGCGCGTGGCCAGGGGCACCGTGGCCCCCCAGGAGCAGGCCCAGATCGTGCGCGAGATTGACGTGCTCACCTATCGCGTGCGGTATTTGGAAGAGGCCCTGAAGCTCGAGGAAGAGTCCGGCAAATTCCGGCGCGACATGGCCCGCATGCGCTACGGCTTCAAGTCCAAGGACAGCCAGTCCATCAAGAACGTCACGGCCATCTCCTCCCCCGGGCACGGGCACATCCTCTGGATCAATCCCGACGTGAAGCCCGGCATGGTCTTCAACAAGCTCACCCGCCTCTTCCAGCTGGGCACCCTGGACCCCCTGATCATCCGCGCCCTGGTGCACGAGAGCAAGATCCCCCAGCTGCGCGTGGGCGACAAGGCCCGGGTCACCTTCGAGTCCATGCCCGGCGAGGCGCGCGAGGCCGTCATCACCCAGATCAACGTCACGGCCGAGCAGCAGGAGACCCAGCTGCCCTCCCACTTCGAGGTGCAGCTTTCGCTGCCCAACCCAGGGCTGACGCTCAAGGTGGGCATGCGCGGCGACATCGTAGTGACCGTCCCCGACACCCCCAGGAACTGA
- a CDS encoding ATP-binding response regulator has product MPREDSLTPRILVADDEPSIRELFREILAGDPEDGPDRRFDDLERRLFGAEGQGREDSRPCELTLVSQAVDAVAAVESAVSEGRPYAMVFLDVRMPPGPDGIWAAERIRAADPGVQIVVVTAFSELDAQDIARRVPPADRLLYLRKPFHPQEILQFARSLGAKWRAEREQSAFNERLKAMVEERTQDLALANRRLQEEMVQRDHTASLILVAKREWEATFDSVQDAIVHLDDAFRIRRINMAAARISRKHPRDLVGVPMESLFGTEGGQAVRDMLPQAVETGQAAEVSLPALGGVFLVTAARVPEDAAGQPLTVLVAHDITDHKRMETQLRHSQKMEALGTLAGGIAHDFNNILGIIMGFSELMAAQAEPGGSQQRRLGQILDACRRARDLVAQIMAFGKGGDSLMRPLALTPLVEELMKLIRASTPASIAIDVKRRARRDVILGERTQVEQVLVNLCGNASHAMGHGHGRLEICLDDMDLDQTESSRLGCPGPGPYLRLRVQDNGHGIPAGQLERIFDPFFTTKKPGEGTGMGLAVVHGVVRRHGGCISVSSEPGLGSVFDVYFPLVAESPALDAAPAPKAPSGRKGRALVVDDEPALVEIGVEMLRGLGWSAEGLEAPNAALARIEADPSCCDLLVTDLAMPGMSGLELARAATALRPGLAAVLVSGYGDSASPEELARAGVRAVINKPVSPGQLERVLEEVLGAPEEPRVRPEE; this is encoded by the coding sequence ATGCCCCGTGAAGACAGCCTGACGCCCCGCATCCTCGTGGCAGACGACGAGCCCTCCATCCGGGAGCTGTTCCGGGAGATTCTCGCCGGAGACCCGGAAGACGGCCCGGACCGCCGCTTCGACGACCTGGAACGCCGCCTCTTCGGGGCCGAAGGCCAAGGCCGGGAGGATTCGCGCCCCTGCGAGCTGACCCTGGTCTCCCAGGCCGTCGATGCCGTGGCGGCCGTGGAGTCGGCCGTATCCGAGGGCAGGCCCTACGCCATGGTCTTCCTCGACGTGCGCATGCCGCCCGGTCCCGACGGCATCTGGGCCGCCGAGCGCATCCGCGCGGCGGACCCCGGGGTGCAGATCGTGGTGGTCACGGCCTTTTCGGAACTCGACGCCCAGGACATCGCCCGGCGCGTGCCACCGGCGGACCGTCTGCTCTACCTGCGCAAGCCTTTCCACCCGCAAGAGATCCTCCAGTTCGCACGAAGCCTCGGGGCCAAGTGGCGCGCCGAACGCGAGCAGAGCGCCTTCAACGAGCGCCTCAAGGCCATGGTGGAGGAGCGCACCCAGGACCTGGCCCTGGCAAACCGCAGGCTCCAGGAGGAAATGGTCCAGCGCGACCACACCGCCAGCCTCATCCTGGTGGCCAAGCGCGAGTGGGAGGCCACCTTCGACAGCGTGCAGGACGCCATCGTGCACCTGGACGACGCCTTCCGCATCCGGCGCATCAACATGGCCGCGGCGCGCATCTCGCGCAAGCACCCGCGCGACCTGGTGGGCGTGCCCATGGAGTCCCTCTTCGGCACGGAGGGCGGCCAGGCGGTGCGCGACATGCTGCCCCAGGCCGTGGAGACCGGCCAGGCGGCGGAGGTCTCCCTGCCGGCCCTTGGCGGCGTGTTCCTGGTCACGGCGGCGCGCGTGCCCGAGGACGCGGCGGGCCAGCCCCTCACGGTGCTGGTGGCCCACGACATCACCGACCACAAACGCATGGAGACCCAGCTTCGCCACTCCCAGAAGATGGAGGCCCTGGGCACCCTGGCCGGTGGCATCGCCCACGATTTCAACAACATCCTGGGCATCATCATGGGCTTCTCGGAGCTCATGGCCGCCCAGGCCGAGCCGGGCGGCAGCCAGCAGCGCCGCCTGGGCCAGATCCTGGACGCCTGCCGCCGCGCCCGCGACCTGGTGGCCCAGATCATGGCCTTCGGCAAGGGCGGGGACAGCCTCATGCGCCCGCTCGCCCTCACGCCGCTGGTGGAGGAGCTCATGAAGCTCATCCGCGCCAGCACTCCCGCGAGCATCGCCATCGACGTGAAGCGCCGCGCCCGGCGCGACGTGATCCTGGGCGAGCGCACCCAGGTCGAGCAGGTGCTCGTGAACCTCTGCGGCAACGCCTCCCACGCCATGGGCCACGGGCACGGACGCCTGGAAATCTGCCTGGACGACATGGACCTGGACCAGACCGAATCCTCCCGCCTGGGCTGCCCAGGGCCGGGACCCTACCTGCGCCTGCGCGTCCAGGACAACGGCCACGGCATCCCGGCCGGGCAGCTGGAGCGCATCTTCGACCCCTTCTTCACCACCAAGAAGCCCGGCGAAGGCACGGGCATGGGGCTGGCCGTGGTGCACGGGGTGGTGCGCCGCCACGGGGGGTGCATCTCGGTCTCCAGCGAGCCGGGGCTGGGCAGCGTCTTCGACGTGTATTTCCCTCTGGTGGCAGAGAGCCCGGCGTTGGATGCGGCCCCCGCGCCCAAGGCCCCCTCGGGCCGCAAGGGCCGCGCCCTGGTGGTGGACGACGAGCCCGCCCTGGTGGAGATCGGCGTGGAGATGCTGCGCGGCCTCGGCTGGAGCGCCGAAGGCCTGGAAGCGCCCAACGCCGCCTTGGCGCGCATCGAGGCCGACCCCTCCTGCTGCGACCTGCTCGTCACCGACCTGGCCATGCCCGGCATGAGCGGGCTCGAACTGGCCCGCGCGGCCACGGCGCTGCGGCCCGGTCTTGCGGCTGTGCTCGTGAGCGGCTACGGCGACAGCGCCTCCCCGGAGGAGTTGGCCCGGGCGGGCGTGCGCGCCGTGATCAACAAGCCCGTGTCTCCCGGCCAGCTGGAGCGAGTCCTCGAGGAGGTACTGGGCGCTCCCGAAGAGCCCCGCGTCCGGCCCGAGGAGTGA
- a CDS encoding HAMP domain-containing protein, giving the protein MRVRIVLVLLVVLVCYVAVYGTVFDALVYPRFGELENERAQENLGRAVESLEREALRLSSACAGLAALEAAGSLDAAFVQGMAQALAADAPRYAAWRRPGAPGTVRGIPAAGEVQAPATPKDLAALLETPAAGSVASGFLWADGRPLLAAFRGGPGGRVLLAQALDGGDRAASVAPASLTLYPAEPDRAAPPEREALAALAGGARSWMSARDGYVHAYALLSAPAGTGPGLLARASLPETLGERGRAAARMGAASGILAGALLLLVLLAVLDAQIGSPLERFTRHVRRVRQERDLGARTGSTRADEIGLLSREFDAMLAEIQALHRELAHQAFRLGMAEAAAGVLHELRNALAPLPGLLETQRRGARGVSWENLARAVRELEADPSDAGRRADLGAYLGMGLERARQALEEGDQGASRLGELFARVEAILMAYDAMALASRRVEPLDPAQALLDAAAGLTAELDGNLDFSTDPSLDSVPPSRGNPQGLRLVVETLLVLAASGASEAGRARILASGGVEVGPGGGRFARLRLDLENLRDPGALLVMDRQAPDGMRSPHWCANAMNAMDGALRVRAEEPARRVVIDLLLPLDATDGEDHAP; this is encoded by the coding sequence GTGCGCGTGCGCATCGTCCTGGTGCTTCTGGTGGTGCTGGTCTGCTACGTGGCGGTCTACGGCACGGTGTTCGACGCGCTGGTCTATCCGCGCTTCGGCGAGTTGGAGAACGAGCGCGCCCAGGAGAACCTCGGGCGCGCCGTGGAATCCCTGGAGCGCGAGGCGCTCAGGCTCTCCTCGGCCTGCGCCGGGCTGGCCGCCCTGGAGGCCGCGGGCTCGCTGGATGCGGCCTTCGTTCAGGGCATGGCCCAGGCCCTGGCGGCCGACGCCCCCCGCTACGCTGCCTGGCGCCGCCCGGGCGCTCCGGGCACGGTGCGCGGCATCCCGGCCGCAGGCGAGGTCCAGGCCCCGGCCACTCCGAAGGACCTTGCCGCGCTCCTGGAGACACCCGCCGCGGGGTCCGTCGCGTCGGGCTTTTTGTGGGCCGACGGCCGTCCTCTGCTTGCGGCATTTCGCGGCGGGCCGGGGGGGCGGGTTCTCCTGGCCCAGGCCCTGGATGGCGGCGACCGCGCGGCGTCGGTCGCCCCGGCATCCTTGACCCTGTATCCGGCCGAGCCCGACCGGGCTGCCCCCCCGGAGCGCGAGGCCCTGGCAGCCCTGGCCGGCGGCGCCCGATCGTGGATGAGCGCCAGGGACGGCTACGTGCACGCCTACGCCCTGCTGTCCGCGCCTGCCGGGACCGGCCCCGGGCTGCTGGCGCGGGCGAGCCTGCCCGAGACCCTGGGCGAGCGCGGCCGGGCCGCGGCGCGCATGGGGGCCGCCTCGGGCATCCTGGCCGGGGCGCTTCTGCTGCTGGTTCTCCTTGCGGTCCTGGACGCCCAGATCGGCTCGCCTCTGGAGCGCTTCACCCGCCACGTGCGCCGTGTGCGACAGGAGCGGGACCTCGGCGCGCGAACCGGCTCCACACGTGCCGACGAGATCGGACTGCTGAGCCGTGAGTTCGACGCCATGCTCGCGGAAATCCAGGCCCTGCACCGGGAACTTGCCCACCAGGCCTTCCGGCTGGGCATGGCCGAGGCGGCGGCGGGGGTGCTCCACGAACTGCGCAACGCCCTGGCCCCCCTGCCAGGACTCCTGGAGACCCAGCGCCGGGGAGCCCGGGGCGTGTCCTGGGAGAACCTCGCCCGCGCCGTCCGCGAACTGGAGGCGGACCCGTCGGACGCGGGGCGTCGCGCCGATCTGGGAGCCTACCTGGGCATGGGCTTGGAGCGCGCCCGTCAGGCCCTGGAGGAGGGCGACCAGGGCGCTTCGCGCCTGGGCGAGCTTTTCGCCCGGGTGGAGGCCATCCTGATGGCCTACGACGCCATGGCCCTGGCCTCGCGCCGGGTGGAGCCCCTGGACCCGGCCCAGGCCCTGCTCGACGCGGCGGCCGGACTGACAGCGGAGCTGGACGGAAACCTGGACTTCTCGACCGACCCCTCTCTGGACAGCGTTCCTCCCTCGCGCGGCAACCCCCAGGGCCTGCGCCTGGTGGTCGAAACCCTGCTCGTTCTGGCCGCGAGTGGTGCTTCCGAGGCTGGCCGCGCCCGGATCCTCGCCTCGGGCGGCGTGGAGGTGGGGCCAGGCGGTGGCCGCTTCGCCCGGCTGCGCCTGGACCTGGAGAACCTGCGGGACCCAGGGGCGCTCCTGGTCATGGACCGCCAGGCGCCCGACGGCATGCGCTCCCCCCATTGGTGCGCCAACGCAATGAACGCCATGGACGGGGCCCTGCGCGTGCGCGCGGAGGAACCCGCCCGGCGCGTGGTCATCGACCTGCTCCTGCCTCTGGACGCCACCGACGGAGAAGACCATGCCCCGTGA